The genomic region gggaggaggggggaggaggggggaggaggcctGGTCGGATGAAGACGGGGAGGGAAAACAACGCTATCTGTGCTGTGCTCGACAGCTCATCCATATACTGGACAGATGTGgtgtgcaaatgtgttttccagGCTTTTCCAGGCACCTGGAAAGGGCTTCCTCAGCTCgtgtctgcagctggagcccaGAAATTCACTCACTGCGTCCACGTAGTCGCctctgcacacgtgcacgggcgTGCAATCTTGTTAGTATGGGGCCGTTTCCAGTTGACCTATGACCTCGTGGACCGCAAAAGTCGATATAGAATCGTCCGTCGCCGTCCGAGCGCTCTTCCAATTCCAAGTCCGGCCCGGCAAGCCCCAGGTGCCCGGGCGGGTCTTGGCTCCGCCCATCGGGACAGCTAgctatcccacaatgcatttcacctcggcCAGGAGCAGCAATCACCACCGCctccaaaaaaaacacataaacatcGGCACCTAAATGTGTCCCTGAATGATCACTAAAGCAGCAGCACTAAACTAGCCGCTCGCCGGTTTTCCATAGGCGGCGGCTCCAGACCAGACATGACGTCGTGGCAACGGGCACGCCAGTTTTGCTCCACGGGTCCTTAAACGTGGAGATTGCCGTCATAAAGAAAAGGCCTCTGTGTGTCCAGATAAGATACGGCTCCGCTTCACGGACACGGGAACAGCGTCCCCCTTTATTCCGAGGACGGGACGAAGATGAGACGCTCATAAACTCTTCCACTTACACCAACCTGGAATTTGAAAGGGGAGCAGAAATCCGgacaggcagagaagaagatcGGAGATGTCCCCCTTTAAAGACCCGGGTCCTGCCGGAGCACAATCAGATCTCTGTCAacgctcgccccccccccccccagccacgGATGCCTCGGCGTCAGCCGCACCAGCTACTCCCATAATCCCAAACAGACACCGAGGGAAACCCCACGGCCTGGATGTCTCCTCGCTCCCAGAAGCTCCGTTAATCGGCACCACATGGCGATAAGTTACCGGGCGGATTACGGGCCTCGTATGCGGCCCTCCGACGGCGATGCTACGGGATGCGCTCGCTAACGAGGAGACGGAACGGGTGGCGCTCTTCTCACTTTTACAGCCCCCGCCGCcaaaaagggggaggaggacagttgTCAGTCAATCCCAACAGTCGCTCCCCTCAACAGCGGACTCAATGGCTTCCTGCGTGACGGGAACGCCGCACGGAAACTCATGCGGCGGCCTGAACGTGTAATTATCAAACGCGGAGCTGCTTATTAAGAGGAGAGCGGGGACGAGGCCATTGTGTTTCCCTCCGTCTCCTTTTTTTTGTGGGTTTCTCCGCACAAAGGCGTACGTGGAGGTCTGCGAAATCGCGGCGAGGAAGACGGATCcgaggggaggaggacgagggcgggggggggggagggatgaGATAAAGGAGGGACGGATGATCAAGCTAACGCGCCGCCGTTGCACAGGGCGATAGTGAGGTAGCCTCGCTTTTCTactgctgtgtgtgcgtgtgtgtgtgtgtgtgtgtgtgtgtgtgtgtgttctgggggGGTCTCAGAAACACAGCTGCATGGCCTCTATCATTTAGACACCACTCGTCTACCAGGGGTGAAAAGTGACCAAATTATCCAAGAAGCCAGAAGGACGTGCGTGTCTTCAGCCCTGCGTGtgttgtggtggggggggggtccactaATTCAAGAGTAAAAAAGGGGAAATTACCCCTCACTCACATCTCCAGAGAGTGGATAACACCCCAGGAGGCCACGGAGCCGGCAGAGGAAGGGAACAGTGAAGGTTTTGTCATCATCAGTCTGGCCTGATACGATGGAGGTGTTGAAAATCTctttttaaaccccccccccccaaaaaaatgctgcatttgtgtAACTAATCCAACATAGGGATGATAATTCCACGTGTGTCTGATGTGAATAAACGCTGCATTGAGGCAAAAATGTGCACATAAACAAGCTTAAATGACATTAGCAACACTTTGCTAATATCCAAACAGACGGATCCTCGCGGGTCCAAACAGGGTGAAATTGAATCTGATTCCGGCCACTTTTAAGCTAATATCTAAGCTACCAATCACGCGGTCGTGCACATAATGACAATCTGGGGTTCCTGCAAACCGCCGGCTGATTCGCAGgcagaggcggcggcggcggcggctaaaAGAGCATCTCTGTCCCTGAAACAAGTTAGACGTGACGTGGAAGCGAAACGGCTGCTGGCTGAAGTCCATCAGGAaccagactggaggaggagacgtTCCAATAGTGAcgggaaaaaggagaaaacggACTGGTCGCGTGCCTTTAGTTCTACTGGGCTGAATATGTGTGGGTATAAAATGCCTGATAAGTTTGATGTGTGTGTAAGAGCGTGCGAACAGCCGTtttatccgtgtgtgtgtgtgtgtgtgtgtgtgtgtgtgtgtgtgggcctgcGTCTGCACACGCAGGGCTGCTAACAATGGGACCAGTTCATAGACGCCACTGCGGCCCAAGGCCAGAGCGGCGCTGACTCAACAAAAGCTCGTTAGAGCCCGCGGGAAGCAGGCAGCAAGTGGGCCAGCCGGTCCAGCTCCGTGTTCTGGCCTGTTCTGAAGGTTCCTAAAAGGAGTCAGTCACAGCCCGGAGAGCCGAGGCACAAGAGAGGAACTCACCAGAGTgagtttttaaaatttaaattggTTTTTATTGTGCTCGAATCGGCCGCTCTGTTACTTTCTGTCTGTTATTCTTCCCCTGTTGTTGTTACACATGTAATAAAACGGTAATAAAGTGCAATCACACgctctctctgtttgtgtggACGTTGGACCTACAAAAGAAGAATAACAAACGGGACgtttgtggtgggggggggaaattAGCTGAGAAGTTTGTCTCCAGAACAAACATGTTGATTTTGATTAATCGGCTCATTCTGGATCAAAACGTTCTCCTCTCcgaccatctcctcctccaggtgggcGGGTtccattaacccccccccccccactctttaATAGTTGGAACTCATTAACAGCAGgggtgagggtggtggtgggggggggtgaagccaTGAACTGCCCCCCCCTCGCCCGTCCAGATCCAGGAGTCTCGACCTCTCCGGACGACCCCGGGACACGACCCAGCCACATTCTGATGATGAgatatcggggggggggggcaggtactGGACACGCTCACCTCTGCCGGACTCCCGGATCCAGCAGCTGTGCTCCGTGCATGGGAACGTGTCCTTTTCCCCCCTGCGCCCCCGCCCTCGCCTCCTCCCTGCTTCCTGCTATCTACAGGGCCAATCTACAGCCGCGCCATTACGGTTGCTGTACTCGCCGCGTTGGCGGCCGATTTAGAACATCAACACCATCCATCAACCCGCCAGCGGGGGCCGACCAGCTGGCTGAACCGTCCCTTCCCGCCGCCGGACGATTTGTCATCCGACCAACCCCGAAACAAACTCCTCgggttgcttttttttaaaaacccgaGCGGGCCTTTGGATGGATGCCTCTGGATTCCTGACGGTCGTTCTGACCGATGGTTCCGATTGTGCGGCAGAATGTTTCGGCGACTGTTTTGGACGTTAATTCCGCTGGAAAAATGAGCCGCGCGTTGTCCATTACAAACGTTTTTCCCTTCCCTCGCCGCCGAGGCTCATTAGCCGACAAATGGAGGTGCGACGGCGAGAGCCTGAGTCACACGTCTATAAAACCCTGGGCGAGATGGACCCGTTTTAAAGCGCACTTCCTGCTTCCGTGGGTGATACCGGCATCGCAGTGGGGACCTAAATGTGCCAGTTAGAGCAAAAGGAGCCAAACTGATTGAATAAACTCagcaaatgttcctttttttacGTATTTTAGCATTAATAATGATGTCATAAATTcctcatacccccccccccacacacacacacacacactctcacacactcacacacacacaccagttttgCCTAATTTCTCAGTTTCTGTCCAGTCCAGCTGACAGGCCCCCGGGGGCCCCGCGGGGCCCTGGAGTTGTCCAAACACCCCGACCGGGGCTCTGGGGGAGTTCCTCGCTCTTTTGTCTCCGTCGACTTTGCCGGCGAAACAATTGCGGCATAGTGAAGCGTGTCGGCGGGGGTCATGATGTGGCTGCTCGGCGCTCCCCGACAGTCACGCCACCATTTATCCCGttagcccccccctcccccctcccctcccacgcCGCTCTGGTCCGGCCCCGCCGGCGGCCCCAGCTGCACAGGCAGCCGGGGTCACCGACAATCAAGCAGcgacacacatctgcacatctgGGTCTGCAGGCTGGAAGGTATCTGGCACATTTTTGCGCTCCCGTTTCCTCCCGCAGACGGAGGAAAGCTGCGTCGAATTAGACGGCAAACTTCCGCGTGTGCGTCCGGGATTAACGGCAGGCCGCGGCGGATCGCGGCTCCCGCGTTCCTAAGTGGAAATGATGGCGGCTAAACAGAACCACGCAGGGCCCGACCGGGACGCTTTCTTTAACGGGATCACGCGCCACTTTTATTGGCCTGTAAAGACTTTTCCAACATCCCGTTTCGGAACCGGAGCGTTTGATTCCCGCTTTTACGGCAGCTCGTTACACAAGCCTAGAGAAACGGTGCCGGACGGCCGTCGCCAAGAATAAAACGTTTCTCCGTGtcgtaataaaaaaaatgacgcAGGTTTGGAACCCGGGCGGACGCACGCAGACGAGGCTAGGAAAACAAGCCGGAATTTTTAAACAATAGCAGGTCTTAAATCATTTTCTAttgtaaatgttgaaaatgttcTAAGTCAAATAACATATAAACGCTCTAATAGCTGCTATTTTTACCTGGCTGGCCTGAACAAACACAccaaccttgacctttgacaaGCAGATTGAGCCTCATTCACATGAAACCGGTCGGACCCGACGTGACGGATGGCTACGAGATGCCAAAGCTAAATCCGAGCCCAGGTGACCACCGCTGGTCCACGCCTGTAGCCTCATCTTAGAGGGTCTAACTACTTAATAAGTGGCTGTCCCCGGTTTCCTGGACATAGTCCAGACCTGCAGAGGCCCCCTTCCAGCCCAAAAACATAAAGAGGGCTTCATTTATCAATCAGACCAATCACGGACTTTTCCGGGACTCGGGATGGCCACATGTTGGGGATTAGAGCCTCGGTATTCAGCGTGGAGACCCGCTCACTGGGAGATTATAGCAAATCAACAATGAAAAGAGTTCTATTACACCAGAGATGCGGCTGAATCAACGTGGTCTGGGTGTGGCCTCGCAATGTAAACTAAAACGAACGCACGTCTTTCTCGCTAAACCAGGACCGCTGCGGGATCACGCTACATGCTACGCTACATGCTAACCAACGTGCGAGGTGTCTCCGTGCAGAAacggcagcacagcagcacattcgGCAGCAAAAAAGAAGCCGTCACTTTCAACTCCGGCGTGTTGTGTCGCTCCTGCTCATTTCCATCGCCGCGCACGGATGACAGATGAGGCTCTGACAGGTGTCGCGGAGGAACAGAGCAGGTCTTGTCACTCATTCGCcgagcaccccccccctccccccccgcgGTGTGGGAACACGCACGCTTTGATACACCGTGACTATAAATAGAgggggagggcaggaggaggcgggAGGTGTGCACGTAAGAGGAAATGACCCggcagaggaaaaggaggggaaaaaagggggaaatgcaCACAAGCAATATGGTGCCTccttaatatatatatattaatatatataagtaaaaataaaaggcaGCGGACAAAGGTGTTGAAAACGGAGGTGCGGTCACCTCTCTGCAGCTACCGGCGGCGGCGGGCCTCGATTCAACGCGCCGCCGccaaagaaattaaaaatgattttacacAGAGGACAGCTTAAGCTAATGACTTAGTGTCGGGGTGAGGACAGACTTTACAGATAATGGCCACTTTGAAAAAGAGTGCTTTCCAGCGAGGAGGTTATCACCTATGGTGAGAGTGTATAAGTGCTATTGACGTACGTATAGGTGCACGGCACTGGAGCACGGACAGAGGGGGGAGCGCGTTATTATTGCACATTACCGGTAATAAATTAGCATGTAATTTTACGGTTTTGTTAAGTAATATTTTGaaggtgtttaaaaaaaaaaaacacacacaggtgggagAGGGAACGTGGACAGTTGCGCGCTAACTTTACATGGCGATAAACTGTTATTGGCATCGGGAGCGTTGGTTATTCTCTCGCTAGCGCCACCGATACAGGCGTCATTGTTCCCCAACTTTGGGCCAAATGGAGCCAGACCCCCCATATTTCATTTCTCCCTCGCTGAGAGCATTTATCAGCAGAGTCCTGATAAAAATGGAATATGCAACTTAAGACCGAGCGGGGCTAAGCCGCCGAGGTGGGCAGGATTACCTGGAGGCTCGCCGGGACAGGCATCAGATTGTACTGTCATAAAGGGCCATTAGCCTCTTGGCAAACTGTACCTGGAGCCCAAGATGACAGAGCCTTTCAAGACGGACAGCGGGGGGGGGACACATTCAGCACGACAGACACCTCCGTGAACAAGAACCCTGGAAAACCGGCGTACGAAACAGGAAATTAGGGTTTATTTTAGCGTTATTTTTGTTGTATTTCGGCTCCATATATGATGCATATTGACTGGATCTATGTGAAAAGGCCGCTCAGTTTCCACGGAACACAATGGAGTATAGACTTACTGCCTGGCTGGGATTAAATTTAATACAGGATCTTGACAGACATATCCTGGAAGCCAAGCCTTCTGTCTGCAGGTTTCCTGCGAGCAAAGCTTCCATATTCTGTCCGGGATTTGCCTGATTAATTTGCTACTTCAGGCCCCTTAATCCACCACGAGCGCCAAGATGTTTGTGTCAGATCATATATCCCGCCGCACGACTTTCCTACGTGTTACACCTGAGCTGTAGCAAAAGAGACGCAGAATGATaatgtaaggggggggggggggggggcaaagctaCACGAGATGACACAATAGACAAGCGGCCATCTTGTGGCGAGTATGACATAAGATGAGGTCGGCTCCCACCGCACGCCGCCTCTAGGCCGTATCCAGACCCGGCCTGTGAAAAGGATGcaaggttggggttgggggggtgggggggtggtagCAGACTGTCAGACTAGCCGGCCGTCAGATAGAGTCTTCCCGTCTgccccgtctgtctctgtgggtGGATTTACAGCGCCTGCTGGCCCGTCCCTGGTTCCCCCCCCAGAGGGGGAAATGCGACTCTGCCGCTCAGGCGCATGTGGGAGTCTGTCGGCGGCCGTGTCCTGCGCGCCCCCCACCCACTCACCTCCTCCCGCCTCACCTGAGCGCAGAGACTGGAGGCGCCAGGCGCAGTGTAACCGTAGTCTCAGGTATGCCGGGCAGCCGCTTCCCAGGACTTAACCTGCACCTCAGTGACGCGGCCACTGGGATCACCTGTGAGAGGAGACAGATTCTAATCCAAATATCATCTCTTATACACAACACGTCCGTATTTAATCGCACGGGATGATGTTTTAGTGCTTCTGTGgtaaattaaatatataaaagtaGGGCTGGTAGCAGCTGTGGCGACCTTCTACGTTTTCTCTCCATGTCTCATCCCTCTTTCCTCGCACCGTTGTGGCATTGTCACGTGTAATGGCTTAGGATGATGACAAAATAGTTTGCAAATAAAATAAGTATGCAGAGCTCAAGTTGTGGTTTGCTCCCTCTGTCAACACACAGTATAACAGATACGGAGCAATTTCAGCTGTGGCAGGGGAGGTTTTGTGGTAGATGCGGGCTCGTTTCTTTAAAATATACCATAAGAAGCAGCTGCTTCATTATTTGAGGAGGCCAAGTGGGTTCCCCAGGGAGgaaaatttttttaaaaagcctgaaACTTGctggagcagaaatgaaaacaggGGACTGAGGTGATCTTGAGAGAAATTACAAACCTGGTAGAAATATTATTTCATGTACATCGCAGCAAGCATGATCTGTTGCACGGTCCTGTGCACGCGCGTGTCCTGGGATGAtcagaaaataatcagaaatgatctttagaaagaaaagaaaaagcaaattcCTTCAAACTTGATTACACCCCGTGCTCTTTAAATAACTACTATGTTGTTCAAAGTGGGGGAATAAAAGAATGCAATGTTTTAACCTACATTATGTCTCACTTTTGGATAAATATCGGCTTCATTTTCGTTTTTAACATAAAATTACCTGCGCGTATTTATCTAACGTCACCGCTCCCCCGTGCTGCCGTAAAGCGTTGCGGCTGCGTTTTTCTGCGCAGCCAGCGCAGCGTTAACCCTCCCGAGCACGTTAAGGCTTCGCGACGTCCATTGAGCAGCAACATAGCAAACATGTCGGAGAAGAAGCAGACTGTTGACCTCGGTCTGCTGGAGGAAGACGACGAGTTCGAGGAGTTCCCGGCCGAAGGTAGAGCGCTTAAACGATAGGCTACGCCACGATGCTCCTATGTATGTATTTCAGTCATTTAATTTGGATGTGGCGGGTCATGCTACGGTGACTCAGCTAGCCTAGCCAGCGGCGCTAGCTTGTTAGCGTGCTAACGTTGGGCACCGCTAAAGCGAGGTGTAAAGTACATAAACGAGTCGCGAACATAATCAAAAGCGTCGTTTCATACCTgatccttttgtgtgtgtgtattctgttCTTTACCTAGATTGGACGGGGCTGGATGAAGACGAGGATGCTCATGTTTGGGAGGACAACTGGGACGATGACAACGTAGAGGACGATTTCTCCAATCAGTTGAGGTATTCTGGACCAATATTGAAATTCTCCCGTCCAAACTCTCAAATCgagttcttttttaaaaactggattATTGTCACAATTGAAAACCCGAAGAAGATGTTGACAAATCCAGTTAAATCTGCTGCTGAGGCCACCGATCACCTCAAATAATCCTGATTATCTTGTCTGTTTCCATCCTAAAATCGAATTATGAATAAAACTTAATCCTATTTCGTCTTTTACACACCTACAGAAATCTGTCACAATTGATCCAAACACTTAGAATTGTCAGTCGTGAAATAAACAAGTTCATTTTACTTCCAAAACaagacttttattaaaatatgtgCGTTTTCGTGCCACAACTTGGTCACAATCGCCTCCAGGTTGCCGCCGGCTCCCACAATAATCAATAATGGTGAACAGGTAAGTGGCCGGTGGGTTTATATTCGAGTACACTTTAGGAACCGGTGTTATTTAGTTTTTACTTAGGCCAATTGTGGCAACCGTGCGATTAAGTCGTCTCATAAAGACGTGATTACTGTTAAAAGGTTTGGCCGCCATGTATGTAATCATCAAATCTATAGCGCCGCACGTTACGCAATATTTATGTATTTCCCGCTCCCATCTCTGGATGGTTCTCACAATCAATGGCGAAGGGTGCTCGAGGTGCCGCCGCCCACCTGTAATCATCTCCGCTCGCTCCATCTCAccgttctccccccccccccttcccgcagGGCCGAGCTGGAAAAACACGGCTACAAGATGGAGACGTCGTAGCGGCCGGCGGCGGTCCGGGGGACGTCGGATCTGGACGTTGGCGTTGCAATATTCCGGAGCGTGTTTGAGaatcctgttttgttttcctttttttaatgtaagAGGTGTTTGAGAAGTAAAGTATTTggagaaaagcagcttttttgtgggtttttttttttgttgtttccgtCTTCACGCGCCGTGCCACCCTGAGCCCCCGCGGCGCCGGGCCCAGCCCCCCCGAGGGAGAGATTATCCACTGCCGTGTTTGTCAGAAGCAGGGAGGGGGTCTCGGCATGGGGCCCGCCCTGCCCGGGCCTGCCCCTGCCACCGTCCGGGCCCTTGTCTTCCGCTCAGCACAGCGGGGACTCTGGTGCTGAACCGGAGGCcaatttaccccccccccctcccggcgGCGACATGATTTCTCCTGGTGCTTCTCCGGGTCCTTAATGAGCTGAAATGGATGCTGGTGAGACCAAAAGTCGGCTTTCATCCAGGAAATAATGGAGGGTAATCAAAATAATCCCCGAGTCCGAGCCAGAATAATGTTTGATGGGGGTTTTATACTGGTAGCTTGAGCGCCGCTACGCCGTTGGCTAACATGTTTAAGCTCAGTGCCGCGTGGTCGTCGAGGACTCGCCGGCGAGTAACGATCGCCAAGTGACGGCGACAGGAGAACCGTCGTGTTTGTGACATCGAACCAAAGCCTCCCTTTGATGTGCAGGAAGCTGCTTTGTTGTGGGTCTAACGGGGAGGGGTCCTactgatggagggggggggggggtgttggcagACGTCCCTCCTCGGTAGGCGGCGGCAGAGCCGCTCCGACGTTCCTCCGCCACCAACCATAACCACGGATGGCGTCATCAAAGGACACCAAAGATCAAAGCACCGGGAGAGTTCGGatctattttttttgttttttggcagCGAGGACGATTTTATCGCGCTTCACGTGGGGACGATGGCGGCTCTGTTGTTCTCGGGCCCACGAGGCCGTGGGTGAAAAGCCCCATGCACGCCGCGGCCGCCAGGCGCACCGCTGGGACGGTTGCGCCTCTCGCCCCCCGGCGCCGTGGgccccgctcctctcctctcaccgtCCGAGCCGGCGGGAGGACAAATCGGCACAGCCAGGAAGCGGCAGCTGCGGCTATAATGGCCCTAATTGCATGTTTCTTTTGTCAAGCTGAAATTAGCGGTGTGGCTACAATACTGCTAAAACCCCCAAAAACCTCAGAGTaagatgttgcttttttttttttaaggttctcGGTTCGGGCGGCGTTGAGCGGCGAGACCGCCAACCCACCGCCAAATAGCCCGCACCTGCACTCTTGCACCCCCGCTAACATAAACAAGGATAATAAGGTATAATTACTTCAGAAAATAATAACGAGGAGCGACCCTTCAGGGACAAAGGGCCGCCTGTTTATGGTGCCGGCTCAAGCGTCCACGAAGGACGCGGACGAACAAAAGACACCGGGGACGCTGGCGAGACGGCCGTCAGGACCGACTGACCACAGGCTGCCATATTTGTTAGCACGGCGTCTTTGAGGGGAGGGGGCTCTTCGTGTCTTTTGATGTTTCTCCTCCGCCGACTCGGCACCTTTTAGACGGACGGAATCCCAGGAAGTCGCATTCAGGATAGGCGGAATTGCGGGAATGCGGAATCGCACCGCCGGCCCCGGTCGCCCCGGCTGCAGTCGGGCCGTTTAGGGTTTAATCCTGCGGCGTTCCGACAGCTATGCTGGCGAAAAGGGGGCAGAGGTCGCGCGAAGGTTCGTATTTCGCAATAGCTGCCAGGTGAACAAACGGGAGCGTTTCTATTTGAAGGGAAAGTTAACTGGATGCGGAGCGCCGGCTAATTAGCCTCCCGGAGCTAATGCTTATTCATTGAAATAATTACCAATTTCCCCTGGTCACCGTAGTGTGAAATTCTGCTTTAATCTGCAGTTGGTGAGTGGGTTGTACCCGTAAACAGAGCAACAGCAAGAccaacaaaaaataaacaagacGCAAACGTGAAGGAGTGTCGCTAAAGGCGCCGTAGCCTAGCTTAGCAGCATGGCGATAAGCAGCCGCTCACTGGATTCTTTAGGCCTTTCTGGGACACAGCATGTATAAATTTAGCTCTCCAGACTAAAATGTAACTCAgaaatgtactttattcataTATTCTCtcactttttgtgtgtttatgtgtgaaaATGTTCCAAACAAATAACATATCTGTTCACTACAAGCCAGTCTAGTTAAGCTAATTAGCTTGCGATCTCTGCACACCTTCATAATTGGATGTCGAAAGGTGGCTGCAAGTCTCGATGGCGGCAACACTCCCCCCCCGGCTGCGTGTCCTTCCCGCACGCCACCGATACCTGACAACCAGAGAAGGGACGAGGCATTAGCGCGGAGGCTAATGAAGCGCTCCTGATGTCGTTATCGCCATCCCTGTTGATGAATCCGTCATAGATGAACTCCGGGAGAACCAAGTTTCCCAATCCGGTTTACATCAAAGCGGTCCCGGAATGGGAcagaactctctctctctctctctcttcgctgcttcatcctttcatcGCTCTCTTTCTCCGCACGCACGTCGGCCAGGACTGGGTGGGGGGCCTGAACTGGTCCCGGTCCCAACGAGGAAACAATTAATCATGTGTGAGCGGCTGTCTGAGCGTCTGCTCTCTGGACAACAACACTCAACCATTTATCCCCCCAGCCTCGCTCGCCCCCAGGCGTGCACGCAGGCAtgcagcagctcacacacacacacacacacggacattATAAAGTCGATCCCAGTGACACACTGGGAGGACTGGtgcgccccccctccctgaggTGACGGAGCAAAGTCGAGCCGACAGTCGTTTGGTTCCAGGAAATTTTGTCCCCTCCAATTTAAGTCGGGGCGTCCTGAGGTGGCAAAGCGGGTTAGGGGTGAGCTAAAACAGGCCGGGccgagccggggggggggggggggtctgttccTCGCCGCTGCCTCGGCCTCTGTGACCAAGGACCAAGCGGGAATCTGGGAAGGTGCGACCTGGTTGAAGAAGGGAAAACGGGGCCCTTAACCCCCAAACAAAGAGGCAGCTGTGTGTTGCAGGAAGGGGCATCTGGGGGGCATCAGGAGGACTTGGCAGATTGGCGGTGACGCGAGTTACCCCCCCAGGTCCCCTGTGACCCAGGTCCCTGCAGTGGGAAAGGCACTTTGAAACACCGCTGGAGAGCACATCTGCACTGCAGTGTTTGTGTAGactccactgtgtgtgtgtgtgtggggggtgtggggggggggcttcgcAGGTGGACGACCTTCAAGACTCGTTTACAAAtgacaaacaggaggaaactaCGGCGAAACGTTTGCCGGGTTAGCGCGGCAGCTAATCCTCAGATTAATTCCCAACTGAAACTGCTAATTCCCGGTTTTTCCCAGTTCCGTCCTTTGGTCCAAGCGCCACATGGTAACAGATGAACCCAGACCATCCCAATTAGCACTGAGGCTAACATCATCTGGTTAGCTATGCTATGCTGTGCTTGGCGTAAGAGGCTGGAAACCCAGAAACTAACGTGCCGACTTTGTCCAAGTGCAACAACAGGTTTCGGGAGATGATTCCAAATTAGGGAATATGGAAAACGAAGCCAACTGGCTGCAGGAATACGGAGACACTGTGGACGATTTCACCAATGTTAGCTGTAGCTTTAACGTGTTAACGGCGACAAATCGGCGACTAAAACGGCTCCTCGGGAATGTTTCATCGCATTTTTCCGTTGCTAATCTTAACCGGCATCCTTCGCTCTCTCCCACCCACCCCTGCTCTCTGTGATGGGAGGTTCTGATAGAATTCCGACATAACTGCATCAGCCAGGGTAAAGAAACCGCTCCGTTTCTGTCTGGACCATCTAGAGACCCCCCAGCTCTGATTCTGTGGCCATGCTAACGCTCTACGGGAAGCATCTGGGTCCGTTTATCCCGGACCCTGGGGACCCCTGCACCCTCTCGGGTTGCAGGGTCTGAGCGCTGGGTAGAGCGGGAAGCTAGCCCGTCGTATCCACCGCACCCCCAGTT from Takifugu rubripes chromosome 12, fTakRub1.2, whole genome shotgun sequence harbors:
- the sem1 gene encoding 26S proteasome complex subunit SEM1, which translates into the protein MSEKKQTVDLGLLEEDDEFEEFPAEDWTGLDEDEDAHVWEDNWDDDNVEDDFSNQLRAELEKHGYKMETS